From Streptomyces sp. 6-11-2, one genomic window encodes:
- a CDS encoding DUF5994 family protein: protein MNAITEPAEGTAPDEGRSYRMPLPRLRLTPGVSHGPLDGAWWPRCAELELELPALVGSLDPSVGTVTHVTVGTATWPDAPQEVMAPGHVIEVVLTDLAAEVHAITVDCGTVGRWELLVIPPDEPAGAATRLLTAAADPGNPLSAPRLLALVESGLDGQDTWESEGGSGLRFSERPDPDGPG from the coding sequence ATGAACGCCATCACAGAGCCCGCCGAAGGTACGGCACCAGATGAAGGCCGCTCCTACCGGATGCCGTTGCCCCGGCTGCGCCTCACGCCGGGCGTCAGCCATGGCCCGCTGGACGGCGCGTGGTGGCCGCGCTGCGCCGAACTGGAACTGGAGCTGCCCGCGCTGGTCGGCTCCTTGGATCCGAGCGTCGGCACCGTCACCCACGTCACCGTGGGGACCGCCACCTGGCCCGATGCCCCGCAGGAGGTGATGGCGCCCGGCCACGTGATCGAGGTGGTCCTGACCGATCTTGCCGCCGAGGTGCATGCCATCACCGTGGACTGCGGCACCGTGGGACGCTGGGAACTGCTGGTGATCCCCCCGGACGAGCCGGCCGGAGCCGCCACCCGGCTGCTGACCGCTGCCGCCGACCCCGGGAACCCACTGTCGGCTCCGCGCCTGCTGGCACTCGTCGAGAGCGGCCTCGACGGACAAGACACATGGGAGTCGGAAGGAGGGTCCGGACTCAGATTCAGTGAGAGGCCCGATCCGGACGGACCCGGGTGA
- a CDS encoding DUF5994 family protein, with protein MTGSDARPVSRHLPSGVHEAVQPGCALLRLETTESREGVLDGAWWPRSRDIAAELPALLSALTGHLGPLTRVGLDTTAWEGLPTRIVVDDRVVHIDSFPLGDDTVLITRGDQDIFSLLVVPPDTAPEAARAAMAQAVRADNVTQANQILIDIRSAQVPPE; from the coding sequence ATGACCGGCTCCGATGCACGGCCTGTTTCCCGGCATCTGCCCAGCGGTGTTCACGAGGCCGTGCAGCCGGGGTGTGCGTTGCTCCGGCTGGAGACCACGGAGTCGCGCGAGGGTGTCCTCGACGGTGCGTGGTGGCCGCGGTCGCGCGACATCGCCGCCGAGCTGCCCGCGCTGCTCAGCGCCCTCACCGGCCATCTCGGCCCCCTCACGCGCGTCGGGCTGGACACCACGGCCTGGGAAGGGCTTCCGACGCGGATCGTCGTCGACGACCGGGTGGTGCACATCGACTCCTTTCCGCTGGGCGACGACACCGTGCTGATCACCCGAGGCGACCAGGACATCTTCTCGCTGCTGGTGGTTCCGCCGGACACAGCACCCGAGGCCGCCCGCGCCGCGATGGCCCAGGCCGTCCGGGCCGACAACGTCACCCAGGCGAATCAGATACTCATCGACATCCGAAGCGCGCAGGTGCCGCCGGAGTGA
- a CDS encoding STAS domain-containing protein has protein sequence MTLSRLDIHRRNRGERTFVTLAGDIGPATTPLLRAALEQCLLDGVTVIDIDLTTVGSCDAGGLDVLQSASRRAGRVHACLRLQHPCAQITRLLDVTGSTSLLLTGQVSPVPPTASGDLLSTAPRAPGDPARRPDQPVLKDGIRLRRLTRWQAEDMHEDIADLAAESVAGTPGEAYHDRGDFLHRLAVTAHRPGFALLVAETTVLVGCAFGFPVGPDGSGRRGFDGTLQGIIQRLTSRARFVVLTQVVAHPHAQHRDIARRLQQRLLTDLHSCLGVTLLHPVDQAGQAAFSSWGWQNMGEVVGLPGAVAPCVLTLSVEGLALARR, from the coding sequence ATGACCCTTTCCCGGCTGGACATTCATAGGCGGAACCGAGGGGAGCGGACGTTCGTCACGCTTGCCGGTGACATCGGGCCGGCCACGACGCCGCTGCTGCGGGCCGCGTTGGAGCAGTGTCTACTGGACGGTGTCACCGTGATCGACATCGACCTGACCACGGTCGGCTCCTGCGACGCGGGGGGCCTGGACGTCCTCCAGTCGGCATCACGGCGCGCCGGCCGGGTCCACGCCTGCCTGAGGCTGCAGCACCCGTGCGCGCAGATCACCCGGCTCCTCGATGTCACCGGATCCACTTCGCTGCTCCTTACCGGCCAGGTGAGTCCCGTGCCGCCCACCGCATCCGGCGACCTTCTGAGTACCGCGCCGCGGGCGCCCGGGGACCCCGCTCGTCGGCCGGATCAGCCGGTCCTCAAGGACGGGATCCGGCTTCGCCGGCTGACCCGCTGGCAGGCCGAAGACATGCACGAGGACATCGCGGACCTGGCTGCGGAGTCCGTCGCGGGCACCCCCGGCGAGGCGTACCACGACCGTGGAGACTTCCTGCACCGCCTGGCGGTCACTGCCCACCGCCCCGGCTTCGCCCTGCTGGTCGCAGAGACGACGGTGCTGGTCGGTTGCGCCTTCGGTTTTCCGGTGGGTCCTGACGGTTCCGGCCGGCGGGGGTTCGACGGAACGCTCCAGGGGATCATCCAACGGCTCACCTCCCGCGCACGGTTCGTCGTCCTCACCCAGGTGGTGGCCCATCCGCACGCTCAGCACCGCGATATCGCCCGCCGCCTGCAGCAGCGTCTGCTCACAGACCTGCACTCCTGCCTCGGGGTCACCCTGCTGCATCCTGTCGACCAGGCAGGACAAGCCGCCTTCTCGTCCTGGGGTTGGCAGAACATGGGTGAGGTCGTCGGGCTGCCCGGCGCCGTCGCCCCCTGTGTGCTGACCCTGTCCGTCGAAGGGCTGGCCTTGGCACGCCGATGA
- a CDS encoding helix-turn-helix transcriptional regulator, whose protein sequence is MASESANSEGAELGRYLRARRTQTRPEHVGLTVGAGIRRTPGLRREELATLAGISIDYYVRLERGKETRPSPSVLDALARALHMDDQEHQHLRELAARAARYAPEPPPAPSRTVRPHLKLLLESLRPNPAYVISRSMDMLAWNPGGLALYAGLDDWPAKHRNLARYLFLHPAARDLFQDWDRQITACVARLRAIAGTAPDAPDLTTLVGELLLKSPDFAGLWERYEVTGRKPAHKTFQHPQVGMLTLTAQSLHVEGTPGQRIGVYTAEPGTPDHDALLLLDMTAPAMPSSGSSDRSTSPRPS, encoded by the coding sequence ATGGCATCCGAGAGCGCGAACAGCGAGGGAGCCGAGCTGGGCCGCTACCTGCGCGCCCGCCGCACCCAGACCAGGCCCGAACACGTCGGCCTCACCGTCGGCGCCGGCATCCGACGCACCCCTGGCCTGCGCCGCGAGGAGCTGGCCACCCTCGCCGGAATCAGCATCGACTACTACGTGCGCCTGGAACGCGGCAAAGAGACGCGCCCCAGCCCCTCCGTCCTCGATGCGCTCGCCCGCGCCCTGCACATGGACGACCAGGAGCACCAGCACCTGCGTGAGCTCGCTGCCCGGGCTGCCCGTTACGCCCCCGAACCCCCGCCCGCCCCGAGCCGCACCGTGCGCCCCCACCTCAAGCTGCTGCTCGAATCGCTGCGCCCGAATCCGGCCTACGTCATCAGCCGCAGCATGGACATGCTCGCCTGGAACCCCGGCGGCCTCGCCCTCTACGCGGGCCTGGACGACTGGCCGGCCAAGCATCGCAACCTCGCCCGTTACCTCTTCCTGCACCCCGCGGCCCGCGACCTCTTCCAAGACTGGGACCGGCAGATCACCGCCTGCGTCGCCCGCTTGCGCGCCATCGCCGGAACCGCCCCCGACGCACCCGACCTGACCACCCTCGTCGGCGAACTCCTCCTCAAAAGCCCCGATTTCGCAGGGCTGTGGGAACGCTACGAAGTCACCGGACGCAAGCCCGCCCACAAGACGTTCCAGCACCCCCAGGTCGGCATGCTCACCCTCACAGCCCAGTCCCTGCACGTCGAGGGCACCCCAGGCCAGCGCATCGGCGTCTACACCGCCGAACCCGGAACTCCCGACCACGACGCCCTGCTTCTGCTCGACATGACCGCACCCGCCATGCCCAGCTCAGGCTCCTCGGACAGAAGCACCTCACCCCGACCGAGCTGA
- a CDS encoding IS256 family transposase, whose protein sequence is MLSVVTDDGSTQSGSLIDEIVREGARRMLAAALEAEVNQYIAELAAETDEAGRRLVVRNGHHRPRTVVTAAGPVEVRAPRVNDRRVDEATGERKRFSSKILPPWCRKSPKVSEVLPLLYLHGLSSGDFVPALEQFLGGAAGLSPATVTRLTRQWSDDHAAFQQRDLSQTDYVYVWADGVHPKVRLGQAHSCVLVLLGVRLDGTKELVALAEGLRESTESWADLLRDCRRRGMRDPELVVGDGAMGLWNALAEVFPAARHQRCWVHKARNVSNALPKSAQPGATKAMREIYNAEDRAHAEKAIEAFAKTYGAKWPKAVAKITDDRDELLAFYDFPAEHWVHLRTTNPIESTFSTVKLRTKVTRGAGSPAAALAMVFKLVESAQVRWRSITGAHLVPLVRAGATFENGALVERQDQAA, encoded by the coding sequence GTGCTCAGCGTAGTCACCGACGACGGCTCCACCCAGTCCGGCTCCCTGATCGATGAGATTGTGCGTGAAGGCGCACGCCGGATGCTGGCCGCCGCGCTGGAGGCGGAAGTCAACCAGTACATAGCCGAGTTGGCGGCCGAGACCGACGAGGCGGGTCGTCGTCTGGTGGTCCGCAACGGCCACCATCGGCCCCGCACCGTGGTCACCGCGGCCGGTCCCGTCGAGGTCAGGGCCCCGCGGGTGAACGACCGGCGCGTCGACGAGGCGACCGGTGAGCGCAAGCGGTTCTCCTCGAAGATCTTGCCGCCGTGGTGCCGCAAGTCGCCGAAGGTGTCCGAGGTGCTGCCGCTGCTCTATCTGCACGGTCTGTCGTCGGGGGACTTCGTGCCCGCGTTGGAGCAGTTCCTCGGCGGCGCGGCCGGCCTGTCGCCGGCGACCGTGACCCGGCTGACCAGGCAGTGGAGCGACGACCACGCCGCCTTCCAGCAGCGTGACCTGTCGCAGACCGATTACGTCTACGTGTGGGCTGACGGGGTGCACCCCAAGGTCCGGCTCGGCCAGGCGCACTCGTGCGTGCTGGTCCTGCTCGGGGTCCGCCTGGACGGCACCAAAGAGCTGGTCGCGCTGGCCGAGGGGCTGCGGGAGTCCACCGAATCGTGGGCGGACCTGCTGCGCGACTGCCGCCGCCGGGGCATGCGTGACCCCGAGCTGGTGGTCGGCGACGGCGCGATGGGCTTGTGGAACGCCCTGGCCGAGGTCTTTCCCGCCGCCCGGCACCAGCGGTGCTGGGTTCACAAGGCCCGGAATGTATCGAACGCCCTGCCGAAGTCCGCGCAGCCGGGTGCGACCAAGGCGATGCGGGAGATCTACAACGCCGAGGACCGCGCCCACGCCGAGAAGGCGATCGAGGCGTTCGCGAAGACCTACGGCGCCAAGTGGCCCAAGGCCGTCGCGAAGATCACCGACGACCGGGATGAGCTGCTGGCGTTCTACGACTTCCCCGCCGAGCACTGGGTCCATCTGAGGACCACGAATCCGATCGAGTCGACGTTCTCCACGGTCAAGCTGCGGACCAAGGTCACCCGAGGGGCCGGCAGCCCGGCCGCGGCGCTGGCGATGGTGTTCAAGCTGGTGGAGTCCGCCCAGGTCCGCTGGCGCTCGATCACAGGCGCCCACCTGGTCCCTCTCGTCCGGGCGGGTGCCACGTTTGAGAACGGCGCGCTGGTCGAGCGACAGGACCAGGCCGCATGA
- a CDS encoding helix-turn-helix domain-containing protein: MAEAQSEARRIGEVIRQARVLQRRSQKDVAAALGYHQSKVSRLESGRGTDDVRMLREVAQALDIPLHRLGLAAASSTSTSDLEAEDMHRRTFLAAGVAALTVPPSPAAAHHDLVQVLLPSASPATTGQALDINGLRDRTRAVRRLFCTCDYTELERTLPGLIADLRQAAGGSSGTAEASGLLATAYQTSVSLLLKRADQGNAWLAAGRAMAEAERSGDPVVLAASVRVHAHVLVREKHTPQAVNIIRHTADQLTGSYDQRSPRYLAAVGLLLLRGATAASRNGDRDTTEDFLTEAREVARYVAFDRPDAWANFSPTNVALHQVSAAVSFGDTGIALETARPLMRRHIPVPERRAALWVDAARSYSQQGRIADGYQALRIAESCAAQDIRRPAVRELVADMAARDRRRTLPALHHFSRQLGVPA, from the coding sequence ATGGCCGAGGCACAGAGCGAGGCGAGACGGATCGGAGAAGTGATCCGTCAAGCCCGCGTGTTACAGCGGCGCTCGCAGAAAGACGTTGCTGCCGCACTTGGGTATCACCAGTCGAAGGTGAGCCGCCTGGAGAGTGGCCGGGGTACCGATGATGTCCGCATGCTGCGCGAGGTCGCACAAGCGCTGGACATTCCGCTGCACCGCCTTGGCCTCGCTGCCGCGTCGAGTACCAGCACCTCGGACCTTGAGGCAGAGGACATGCACCGCCGTACCTTCCTTGCCGCGGGCGTTGCCGCGCTCACGGTTCCGCCTTCGCCCGCCGCAGCGCATCACGATCTGGTTCAGGTCCTGCTGCCCAGTGCCAGTCCAGCGACCACGGGCCAAGCCTTGGACATCAATGGGCTGCGCGATCGGACACGGGCCGTACGGCGGTTGTTCTGCACGTGCGACTACACCGAGTTGGAGCGCACCCTGCCGGGACTGATCGCCGACCTGCGCCAGGCAGCCGGCGGCTCATCCGGCACGGCTGAGGCATCCGGATTGCTCGCGACCGCGTACCAGACGTCAGTGAGCCTCTTGCTGAAGCGAGCGGATCAAGGCAACGCCTGGCTCGCTGCCGGTCGCGCCATGGCCGAGGCGGAGCGATCTGGAGACCCCGTCGTCCTCGCCGCCAGCGTCCGCGTTCACGCCCACGTCCTCGTCCGCGAGAAGCACACACCACAGGCCGTGAACATCATCCGCCACACCGCCGACCAGCTCACCGGCTCCTACGACCAGCGGTCGCCGCGCTACCTGGCAGCGGTCGGCCTGCTTCTGCTCCGTGGCGCGACCGCAGCCAGCAGGAACGGAGACCGCGACACCACCGAGGACTTCCTCACCGAAGCCCGAGAGGTGGCTCGCTACGTCGCTTTCGACCGGCCCGACGCCTGGGCGAACTTCAGCCCCACCAACGTCGCCCTCCATCAGGTCAGCGCAGCTGTCTCCTTCGGTGACACAGGCATCGCCCTGGAAACAGCCCGGCCGCTCATGCGCCGGCACATCCCGGTCCCCGAGCGCCGTGCCGCCCTGTGGGTCGACGCCGCCCGCTCCTATAGCCAGCAGGGCCGCATCGCCGATGGGTACCAGGCGCTGCGCATCGCCGAGAGCTGCGCGGCCCAGGACATCCGCCGCCCCGCTGTCCGGGAGCTGGTCGCCGACATGGCCGCCCGCGATCGCCGCCGTACCCTGCCTGCACTGCACCACTTCAGCCGTCAACTGGGAGTCCCCGCGTGA
- a CDS encoding flavoprotein, with amino-acid sequence MSDQPDQQTKKPFLYVVVCAAGVAGDVGKLITAAQEVDWDVGVIATPQGLGFMDATAIEAQTGYPIRSAWRSPGDPRPLPPADAIAVAPATFNTVNKWAAGISDTLALGILCEAYGFGIPTAVLPYVNSAQAAHPAYGQSLDRLREMGVLIGSYEPHRPKVGGGADRFRWEEALELLTPRLPERV; translated from the coding sequence GTGAGCGACCAGCCCGACCAGCAGACCAAGAAGCCGTTCCTCTATGTCGTCGTGTGCGCCGCCGGAGTCGCCGGCGACGTCGGCAAGCTGATCACGGCCGCCCAGGAGGTGGACTGGGACGTCGGCGTCATCGCCACCCCGCAGGGCCTGGGCTTCATGGATGCCACGGCCATCGAGGCCCAGACCGGCTACCCGATCCGCTCTGCGTGGCGCTCCCCCGGCGATCCTCGTCCGCTGCCGCCCGCCGACGCCATCGCGGTAGCCCCGGCGACCTTCAACACGGTCAACAAATGGGCCGCAGGGATATCCGACACGCTCGCCCTAGGCATCCTGTGCGAGGCGTACGGCTTCGGCATCCCCACCGCCGTTCTGCCGTACGTGAACTCGGCGCAGGCCGCCCACCCCGCGTACGGACAGAGCCTCGACCGGCTGCGCGAGATGGGCGTCCTGATCGGCTCGTACGAGCCCCACCGGCCAAAGGTCGGCGGCGGGGCCGACCGCTTCCGCTGGGAGGAAGCGCTGGAGCTGCTCACCCCCAGGCTGCCCGAGCGGGTGTGA
- a CDS encoding DUF6058 family natural product biosynthesis protein, protein MSETDLKQQLAERFREVNGDHPMTDADDVYVSAQFVALEELCAVHGRDADAVRRLMLGQYLPLPGYLRSNGAEMVPADLFALADESGGVELLEAWFTAHWADPITGKAEWNAYLSGQYVCLHSVTPAAIQRKDLHRRRARPLLAPVTRSHG, encoded by the coding sequence ATGTCGGAGACGGACCTGAAGCAGCAGCTCGCCGAGCGGTTCCGCGAGGTCAACGGCGACCATCCAATGACCGACGCAGATGACGTATATGTCAGCGCGCAGTTCGTTGCCCTGGAGGAACTGTGCGCAGTCCATGGCCGCGATGCCGATGCGGTCCGCCGGCTGATGCTGGGGCAGTATCTGCCGCTTCCGGGATATCTGCGCTCCAACGGTGCTGAGATGGTGCCGGCCGACCTGTTCGCTCTCGCCGACGAATCCGGCGGCGTAGAGCTGCTCGAAGCGTGGTTCACCGCTCACTGGGCCGACCCGATCACCGGGAAGGCGGAGTGGAATGCGTATCTCAGCGGACAGTACGTGTGTCTGCATTCGGTGACCCCGGCCGCCATTCAGCGCAAGGATTTGCATCGACGCCGTGCGCGCCCGCTTCTCGCGCCCGTGACCCGGAGCCATGGGTAG
- a CDS encoding IS110 family transposase — MSEYDGHQYVGIDLHRRRSVIVRQTAEGEQLSTVRILNDPVALGLEIEKAGSRPDVVLEATYGWYWAVDALRAAGAEVHLAHPLGVKGFAYRRVKNDVRDAADLADLLRMGRLPESWIAPPDVRELRELVRYRAKLVALRSGLKAQVHAVLAKAGVLIAVSDLFGFDGRSRLEQTPLPGAYAQRVTSLLHLIDILDAEVAIFDQRIAGRLRGHPGCGAILWLPGVGPVLAAVLVAEIGDVHRFASAEKLCSWAGLTPRHYESDTLVRRGHVTKQGSRLVRWAAVEAIQRKATPKITGDRARIEARRGKNIAKVAAARKLLTLVYYGLRDGHIRALARSLAEQAG, encoded by the coding sequence GTGAGTGAGTATGACGGACACCAGTACGTCGGCATCGACCTGCATCGCAGGCGGTCCGTGATCGTGCGACAGACTGCTGAGGGAGAGCAACTGAGCACGGTGCGTATCCTCAATGACCCGGTCGCGCTGGGGCTTGAGATCGAGAAGGCGGGGAGCCGCCCGGACGTGGTGCTGGAGGCCACCTACGGCTGGTACTGGGCGGTCGACGCACTGCGGGCCGCCGGGGCCGAGGTCCATCTCGCCCACCCGCTGGGCGTGAAGGGCTTCGCTTACCGGCGGGTGAAGAACGACGTCCGCGATGCCGCGGACCTGGCCGACCTGCTGCGCATGGGCCGGCTGCCGGAGTCCTGGATCGCCCCGCCCGACGTGCGGGAACTTCGCGAACTGGTGCGCTACCGGGCCAAACTTGTCGCGCTGCGCTCGGGCCTGAAGGCACAGGTCCACGCCGTGCTCGCAAAAGCCGGCGTGCTCATCGCCGTCTCCGACCTGTTCGGCTTCGACGGCCGCAGTCGGCTGGAGCAGACACCCCTGCCCGGCGCCTACGCCCAGCGCGTGACCTCCCTGCTGCACTTGATCGACATCCTCGACGCCGAGGTAGCCATCTTCGACCAGCGCATAGCCGGCCGGCTGCGCGGGCACCCCGGCTGCGGAGCCATCCTGTGGCTACCCGGCGTCGGCCCGGTGCTGGCCGCCGTCCTGGTTGCGGAGATCGGCGACGTGCACCGGTTCGCCTCCGCCGAGAAGTTGTGTTCTTGGGCCGGGCTGACCCCGCGCCACTACGAGTCCGACACCCTGGTGCGGCGCGGTCACGTCACCAAGCAGGGCAGCAGGCTGGTCCGCTGGGCGGCCGTGGAGGCGATCCAGCGGAAGGCCACTCCCAAGATCACCGGAGACCGGGCCCGGATCGAGGCCCGCCGCGGCAAGAACATCGCCAAGGTCGCCGCGGCCCGCAAACTGCTCACCCTCGTCTACTACGGCCTGCGCGACGGGCACATCCGCGCGCTGGCCCGCTCCCTGGCCGAGCAGGCGGGATGA
- a CDS encoding ATP-binding protein, with protein MEVHQVRFPVSGTPAAATAARRQLAGAIRNWDAFLGPELLDTAELVAAELITNAVRHAGHGPILAGARLSDARLLIEVTDTSPDVPQVGLPAMDEEGGRGLFLVAALADRHGFDQVSRGKRCWAEFKVSTPCQPSQRPPLQRS; from the coding sequence ATGGAAGTGCACCAAGTCCGTTTTCCCGTCTCCGGCACACCTGCTGCAGCTACGGCCGCACGGCGGCAGCTCGCGGGCGCGATACGGAACTGGGATGCGTTCCTGGGGCCGGAACTCCTGGACACGGCGGAGTTGGTGGCCGCCGAGCTGATCACGAACGCGGTACGGCACGCGGGACACGGGCCGATCTTGGCCGGCGCGCGCCTGAGCGACGCACGTCTGCTGATCGAGGTGACAGACACAAGCCCTGACGTCCCGCAGGTCGGTCTGCCCGCCATGGACGAGGAAGGAGGACGCGGCCTGTTTCTCGTCGCCGCGCTCGCGGATCGCCACGGATTCGATCAGGTGTCACGAGGCAAGCGCTGTTGGGCCGAGTTCAAGGTGAGCACCCCCTGCCAGCCCTCACAGCGCCCTCCCTTGCAGAGGAGTTGA
- a CDS encoding MDR family MFS transporter, giving the protein MSAAIPERPTAAEAGGGTPIVVRLLVLATFVVILNETIMINAIPRLMDSLHITEQSAQWLSTAFMLTMAAVIPVTGWFLQRVTTRRAYAFAMGTFLVGTVVSAVAPAFAVLLAGRVVQAAGTAVMMPLLMTTLMTVVPAQNRGKVMGNVTLAMSVAPALGPAVSGVILQAGSWRLLFVVVLPIAAGVTLFGLRKLENVGEQQASSIDWFSVCVAALGFGGLVYGLSLVGESDRRTLGIGIAAAGIAAIAVFALRQLRLQRDGTPLMDLRTLRYGTFTLSLALMAIGFLTMLGSMILLPLYLQNVRGLSPLETGLLVMPGGLVMGLLGPTVGKAFDRFGSRTLVLPGSIGIALALAGYAQIGLTTPYWQILGLHVLLMVGLAATFTPVFALGMGALPSHLYSHGSSILGTLQQVAAAFGTALMVTVMSSRTISQIADGVAAVPAQVSGMKLGFGVAAALAVVTIAIAAKLPQRVAGTDTPADALADADAGPPADGNPDLGERGTVKA; this is encoded by the coding sequence ATGTCAGCTGCGATTCCGGAACGACCAACCGCTGCGGAGGCGGGCGGCGGCACACCTATTGTGGTGCGGCTGCTGGTGCTGGCCACGTTCGTGGTGATCCTCAACGAGACCATCATGATCAACGCGATCCCGCGGCTGATGGATTCATTGCACATCACCGAGCAGTCGGCGCAATGGTTGTCCACCGCGTTCATGCTCACCATGGCTGCGGTGATTCCGGTCACGGGATGGTTCTTGCAGCGGGTCACTACCCGGCGGGCGTACGCCTTTGCGATGGGCACCTTCCTCGTGGGTACCGTCGTGTCGGCCGTCGCCCCGGCCTTCGCGGTGCTACTGGCGGGCCGTGTCGTGCAGGCCGCAGGCACGGCCGTGATGATGCCGCTGTTGATGACCACGTTGATGACCGTGGTGCCTGCGCAGAACCGGGGCAAGGTGATGGGCAACGTCACCCTGGCGATGTCGGTGGCCCCCGCGCTCGGGCCCGCCGTGTCCGGGGTCATCCTGCAGGCCGGCTCCTGGCGGCTGCTGTTCGTGGTCGTGCTGCCGATCGCGGCCGGGGTGACCCTGTTCGGGCTGCGCAAGCTGGAGAACGTCGGTGAGCAGCAGGCGAGTTCCATCGACTGGTTCAGCGTCTGCGTCGCGGCGCTCGGCTTCGGCGGGCTGGTGTACGGCCTGAGCCTGGTCGGTGAGAGCGACCGCAGGACGCTCGGCATCGGCATCGCCGCCGCCGGTATCGCGGCCATCGCGGTTTTCGCGCTCCGCCAGCTCAGGCTGCAGCGCGACGGTACGCCGCTGATGGACCTGCGCACCCTCCGGTACGGCACCTTCACCCTGTCCCTGGCCCTGATGGCCATCGGCTTCCTGACGATGCTCGGCTCGATGATTCTGCTGCCGCTGTATCTGCAGAACGTGCGCGGCCTCAGCCCGCTCGAAACCGGCCTGCTGGTCATGCCAGGTGGTCTGGTCATGGGCCTGCTGGGACCGACCGTCGGAAAGGCGTTCGACCGGTTCGGCAGCCGGACGCTGGTGCTGCCCGGCTCGATCGGCATCGCGCTCGCCCTCGCCGGATACGCACAGATTGGATTGACGACGCCGTACTGGCAGATTCTGGGTCTGCACGTGCTGCTGATGGTGGGCCTGGCGGCGACGTTCACCCCGGTCTTCGCCCTCGGCATGGGCGCGCTGCCCTCGCACTTGTACTCCCATGGCAGCTCGATTCTCGGAACGCTGCAGCAGGTCGCCGCGGCGTTCGGCACCGCGCTGATGGTGACCGTGATGTCGTCGCGCACCATCAGCCAGATCGCCGATGGTGTCGCCGCCGTGCCCGCCCAGGTGAGCGGTATGAAACTGGGCTTCGGCGTCGCGGCAGCCCTCGCCGTGGTGACGATCGCGATCGCGGCGAAACTGCCGCAGCGCGTCGCGGGCACCGACACCCCCGCCGATGCCCTCGCCGATGCCGACGCGGGCCCGCCCGCGGACGGGAATCCCGACCTCGGTGAGCGGGGCACCGTCAAGGCGTAG
- a CDS encoding aldo/keto reductase, protein MQYVTLNNGIEMPLLGFGVYQIPAEDTERAVSDALAAGYRLLDTAAAYGNEEAVGRAIKASGIAREDLFVTTKLWVQDAPAENNTRRAFETSLNKLGLDYLDLYLMHQPYGDVYGQWRAMEALNREGRAKAIGVANFYPDRLLDLIVNNEITPAVNQIETHPFFQRTDYQALMREHGVQIQSWGGFAEGKNDLFTNPLLAEIGKEYGKSVAQVVLRWLTQRGVIAIPKSVRPERVAENIDAFDFELTDDQMAQIATLDTGSSLFFDHHDPEIVTWLAGRRLDA, encoded by the coding sequence ATGCAGTACGTGACCTTGAACAACGGCATCGAGATGCCGCTTCTCGGCTTCGGCGTCTACCAGATCCCCGCCGAGGACACCGAGCGCGCCGTCTCCGACGCGCTGGCCGCCGGGTACCGCCTGCTGGACACCGCCGCCGCCTACGGCAACGAAGAGGCCGTAGGCCGCGCCATCAAGGCCAGCGGCATCGCCCGCGAGGACCTGTTCGTCACCACCAAGCTGTGGGTGCAGGACGCCCCCGCCGAGAACAACACCCGCCGTGCCTTCGAGACGTCACTGAACAAGCTGGGCCTCGACTACCTCGACCTGTACCTGATGCACCAGCCCTACGGCGACGTCTACGGACAGTGGCGCGCCATGGAGGCTCTCAACCGCGAGGGCCGGGCCAAGGCGATCGGCGTGGCCAACTTCTACCCCGACCGGCTGCTCGACCTGATCGTCAACAACGAGATCACCCCGGCGGTCAACCAGATCGAGACCCACCCGTTCTTCCAGCGCACCGACTACCAGGCCCTGATGCGCGAGCACGGGGTGCAGATCCAGTCCTGGGGCGGCTTCGCCGAGGGCAAGAACGACCTGTTCACCAACCCGCTGCTGGCCGAGATCGGCAAGGAGTACGGCAAGTCGGTCGCCCAGGTCGTGCTGCGCTGGCTCACCCAGCGCGGCGTCATCGCCATCCCCAAGTCCGTGCGGCCCGAGCGCGTGGCGGAGAACATCGACGCCTTCGACTTCGAGCTCACCGACGACCAGATGGCGCAGATCGCCACCTTGGACACTGGCAGCTCGCTGTTCTTCGACCACCACGACCCCGAGATCGTCACCTGGCTCGCGGGGCGCCGCCTCGACGCCTGA